The Blattabacterium sp. DPU genome includes a window with the following:
- a CDS encoding HU family DNA-binding protein, with product MNKTELVNSIAEKTGITKIKAKNVTDAFIETVIESLKRGDKVTLVGFGTFSVVKRNPRNGVNPRTGEKIYIPGKKVAKFKIGAELTKL from the coding sequence ATGAACAAAACAGAATTGGTTAATTCAATAGCTGAAAAAACTGGAATAACAAAAATAAAAGCAAAAAACGTTACGGATGCATTTATAGAAACAGTGATTGAATCTTTAAAAAGAGGGGATAAGGTAACTCTAGTAGGATTCGGTACCTTTTCTGTAGTTAAAAGAAATCCTAGAAATGGAGTGAATCCTAGAACAGGAGAAAAAATATATATTCCAGGAAAAAAAGTAGCTAAATTTAAAATAGGAGCAGAATTAACAAAATTGTAA
- a CDS encoding DUF2795 domain-containing protein, producing MYWTLELASHLEDAPWPATKEELIDFAIRTGAPLEVVENLQQLENGEGEVFESIEDIWADYPRDDEDFYWNRDEYEL from the coding sequence ATGTATTGGACTTTAGAATTAGCCTCTCATTTAGAAGATGCACCTTGGCCTGCAACAAAAGAAGAATTGATTGATTTTGCTATTCGAACTGGAGCTCCTTTAGAAGTAGTAGAGAATCTTCAACAATTAGAAAATGGAGAAGGAGAAGTTTTTGAATCTATAGAAGATATATGGGCAGATTATCCACGTGATGATGAAGATTTTTATTGGAATAGAGATGAATATGAACTTTAA
- the secA gene encoding preprotein translocase subunit SecA, which produces MSFIKKILNKLLVNKNERDLKEVRQFLVKIKEEEKKIFLLSDDELRNKTQDLKNIIQKSTKKFHNKNKELLKKIQNKFCSISVLEKIYSNIENLQEECYKIEQKVLIDILPKAFAVIKETAKRLKENKQLVVASTDFDEKLSKIKSYVHLNGNKAIWKNEWDAYGKSIIWDMVHYDEQLMGGVVLHQGKIAEMATGEGKTFVATLSTYLNALSGRGVHVVTVNSYLSRRDTSWMSPLMEFHGLKVDCIDYYSSSDVIMRKKAYQADITYGTNNEFGFDYLRDNMASSKEELVQRELNYAIIDEIDSVLIDEARTPLIISGPVDPKKDNKEEFELFKKKVKTLVNKQNVIVNNFLHEAKNLIKNGEKKLGGFKLFQTYRGLPKKKSLIKFLSEDNIRLILQKTESQYLQDYGREMYKVDKDLYFVIDEKNNTVELTDKGIEFLSKNVEDIGFFVLPDINLELTEVEKKNFSKEKETKEKEKLLKNFSIKSQRIHTINQLLKSFTLFERDVDYVVLEGKVKIVDEQTGRIMEGRRYSDGLHQAIEAKENVQIESSSQTFATITLQNYFRMYRKISGMTGTAETESGEFWHIYKLDVVVIPTHKKIQRKDLQDFVFKTQREKYNAIIEKIIFLSKNEKRPVLVGTTSVEVSEFLSRALKFMKIPHNVLNAKLHEKEAEIIAKAGFPGAVTIATNMAGRGTDIKLSKEVIKNGGLAVLGTERHDSRRVDNQLRGRSGRQGDPGSSQFYVSLEDNLIRLFLDSERLSKLMDRFGHKEGDIIQHPLLTKSIEKAQKKIEDNNFSIRKRLLDYDDVINKQREFIYKKRKNALCGTELSLDISNMVYILLDSMITVNQSFHDFKNLEYEFFQIFGINFPIQEDEFLSYKERDCINKLHDIIINFYEKKKVKMIDHDIKSIIIDNILDKNNHEFYQIRVILTDGYQSIVSISNLKEFYSTKGKSFLSMFEKKTILCFMDDKWKEHLREMDSLRYSVQNAVFEQKDPLIVYKQNAFNLFQEKVYDINKRIISFLLKSVIIRGDILYFPKKNKNNFKTNLLMKGKDKKKLGRNNRINIRHLITGETKNIKFKQIEFFLEKGEWVIEDDSF; this is translated from the coding sequence ATGAGTTTTATTAAAAAGATTTTAAATAAATTATTGGTAAATAAGAATGAAAGAGACCTTAAAGAGGTTAGACAATTTTTGGTTAAAATCAAAGAAGAAGAAAAAAAAATATTTTTATTATCTGATGATGAATTAAGAAATAAAACTCAAGATTTAAAAAATATTATACAAAAATCTACAAAAAAGTTTCATAATAAGAATAAAGAATTATTGAAAAAAATACAAAATAAATTTTGTTCTATTAGTGTTTTAGAAAAAATATATTCTAATATAGAAAATCTTCAAGAAGAATGTTACAAAATAGAACAAAAAGTATTAATAGATATTTTACCAAAAGCTTTTGCTGTAATTAAAGAAACGGCTAAACGTTTAAAAGAAAATAAACAATTAGTTGTTGCATCTACTGACTTTGATGAAAAATTATCAAAAATAAAATCTTATGTCCATTTGAACGGAAATAAAGCTATTTGGAAAAATGAGTGGGATGCATATGGTAAAAGCATAATTTGGGACATGGTTCATTATGATGAACAGCTTATGGGAGGGGTCGTGTTACATCAGGGAAAAATAGCAGAAATGGCGACAGGAGAAGGAAAAACTTTTGTAGCAACTTTATCTACTTATTTAAATGCTTTATCTGGAAGAGGAGTACATGTTGTCACAGTAAATAGTTATTTATCTAGAAGAGATACAAGTTGGATGTCTCCTTTAATGGAATTTCATGGATTAAAAGTTGATTGTATTGATTATTATTCATCTTCTGATGTAATTATGCGTAAAAAAGCTTATCAGGCTGATATTACTTATGGAACGAACAATGAATTTGGTTTTGATTATTTACGTGATAATATGGCTTCTTCTAAAGAAGAGCTAGTTCAGAGAGAATTGAATTATGCTATTATAGATGAAATAGATTCTGTATTAATAGATGAAGCAAGAACTCCTCTGATCATATCAGGGCCTGTAGATCCTAAAAAAGATAATAAAGAAGAATTTGAGTTATTTAAAAAAAAAGTAAAAACTTTAGTCAATAAACAAAACGTGATAGTTAATAATTTTTTGCATGAAGCAAAGAATTTAATTAAAAATGGAGAAAAAAAATTAGGGGGATTTAAATTGTTTCAAACATATCGGGGATTACCCAAAAAAAAATCTCTTATAAAATTTTTGAGTGAAGATAATATTCGTTTGATTTTACAAAAAACTGAAAGTCAATATTTACAAGATTATGGAAGAGAAATGTACAAAGTAGATAAAGATCTTTATTTTGTTATTGATGAAAAAAATAATACTGTAGAATTAACAGATAAAGGAATTGAATTTTTATCAAAAAATGTGGAAGATATAGGTTTCTTTGTTTTACCAGATATAAATCTTGAACTAACTGAAGTCGAGAAAAAAAATTTTTCTAAGGAAAAAGAAACAAAAGAAAAAGAAAAACTTTTGAAAAATTTTTCTATCAAATCACAAAGAATTCATACTATAAATCAGTTACTTAAATCCTTTACTTTATTTGAAAGAGATGTTGATTATGTTGTTTTAGAGGGTAAAGTGAAAATAGTAGATGAACAAACAGGTCGTATAATGGAAGGTAGACGTTATTCTGATGGATTACATCAAGCTATAGAAGCAAAAGAAAATGTACAAATAGAATCTTCCAGTCAGACTTTTGCTACAATAACTTTGCAAAATTATTTTAGAATGTATAGGAAAATTTCTGGAATGACGGGAACAGCAGAAACAGAATCTGGAGAATTTTGGCATATTTATAAATTAGATGTAGTAGTAATTCCTACACATAAAAAGATCCAAAGAAAAGATTTGCAAGATTTTGTTTTTAAAACCCAACGAGAAAAATATAATGCGATTATTGAAAAAATTATTTTTTTATCTAAAAATGAAAAACGTCCTGTTCTTGTTGGAACAACTTCTGTTGAAGTATCAGAATTTCTAAGTAGAGCTTTAAAATTTATGAAAATACCACATAATGTATTGAATGCTAAATTACATGAAAAAGAAGCGGAAATCATAGCGAAAGCAGGATTTCCTGGGGCTGTAACTATAGCAACCAATATGGCTGGTCGTGGTACTGATATTAAATTATCAAAAGAAGTTATTAAGAATGGAGGATTAGCTGTTTTAGGAACTGAAAGACATGATTCTAGAAGAGTGGATAATCAATTAAGAGGAAGATCAGGTCGTCAAGGAGATCCAGGAAGTTCTCAATTTTATGTTTCCTTAGAAGATAACTTAATTCGTTTATTTCTTGATTCGGAAAGACTCTCTAAATTAATGGATAGATTTGGACATAAAGAAGGAGACATAATACAACATCCTTTATTGACAAAATCTATTGAAAAAGCACAAAAAAAAATAGAAGATAACAATTTTAGTATACGAAAACGTTTGTTAGATTATGATGATGTTATTAATAAACAAAGAGAATTTATTTATAAAAAACGAAAAAATGCATTATGTGGAACTGAATTAAGTTTAGATATTTCTAACATGGTTTATATTTTATTGGATAGTATGATTACTGTGAATCAATCTTTTCATGATTTTAAAAATTTAGAGTATGAGTTTTTTCAAATTTTTGGTATAAATTTTCCGATACAAGAAGACGAATTTTTATCCTATAAAGAACGTGATTGTATCAACAAACTTCATGATATAATTATAAATTTTTATGAAAAAAAGAAAGTAAAAATGATTGATCATGATATTAAATCTATTATTATAGATAATATTTTAGATAAAAATAATCATGAATTTTATCAAATACGAGTGATTTTAACTGATGGATATCAAAGTATAGTTTCTATATCAAATTTGAAAGAATTTTATAGTACAAAAGGAAAGTCTTTTTTATCCATGTTTGAAAAAAAAACTATATTATGTTTTATGGATGATAAATGGAAAGAACATTTACGTGAAATGGATAGTTTGCGATATTCTGTGCAAAATGCTGTTTTTGAACAAAAAGATCCTCTTATTGTTTATAAACAAAATGCTTTTAATTTGTTCCAAGAGAAAGTTTATGATATAAACAAAAGAATTATTTCTTTTTTACTTAAATCCGTTATTATAAGAGGAGATATTTTATATTTTCCTAAAAAAAATAAAAATAATTTTAAAACAAATCTTTTGATGAAAGGAAAAGATAAAAAAAAATTAGGGAGAAACAATAGAATTAATATTCGTCATTTAATTACGGGAGAAACAAAAAATATTAAATTTAAACAAATCGAATTTTTTTTAGAAAAAGGAGAATGGGTTATAGAGGATGATTCTTTTTAG
- a CDS encoding SanA/YdcF family protein — MHGGGINAYFKYRIDAAYFLFCHKKIRYIIVSGDNREKNYNEPKMMKKELIKKGIPSHLIYEDFYGISTLYSIIRVHKIFHQNKFTIISQKFHNERAIFIGNCLGLDVIGFNAKSLSFDSKIQLREIFARIKALWDIVLSFQDK; from the coding sequence TTGCATGGAGGAGGAATTAACGCTTATTTTAAGTATAGAATAGATGCAGCTTATTTTCTTTTTTGTCATAAAAAAATACGTTATATCATTGTCAGTGGAGATAATAGAGAAAAAAACTATAATGAACCAAAAATGATGAAAAAAGAATTAATTAAAAAAGGGATTCCTTCTCATTTGATATATGAAGATTTTTATGGAATTAGCACTTTATATTCTATTATTAGAGTTCATAAAATTTTTCACCAAAATAAATTTACAATTATATCTCAAAAATTTCATAATGAGAGAGCTATTTTTATTGGGAATTGTTTGGGGTTAGATGTCATTGGATTTAATGCTAAAAGCCTTTCTTTTGATAGTAAAATACAATTGAGAGAAATTTTTGCAAGAATTAAAGCCTTGTGGGATATTGTTCTATCTTTTCAGGATAAATGA
- the pdxH gene encoding pyridoxamine 5'-phosphate oxidase translates to MYVDLSDLRKNYRKNSLLESEVPKDPFWLFDSWFQEEKFYQKDNEEINAMSISTIGEDGGPETRVVLLKGYSENGFIFYTNYYSFKGRAIQNVPKICISFYWNRMKRQIIIKGITSKIKRKKSDEYFNKRPRENQIGSWASRQSMIISSKEYLLEQYEKWDNFFDKKIIKRPFDWGGYIVTPYKMEFWQGQPNRLHDRLIYILEEKKKWILYRLSP, encoded by the coding sequence ATGTATGTTGATTTGAGTGATTTAAGAAAAAATTATAGAAAGAATTCTTTATTAGAATCTGAAGTACCAAAAGACCCTTTTTGGTTATTTGATTCTTGGTTTCAAGAAGAAAAATTCTATCAAAAAGATAACGAAGAAATTAATGCTATGTCTATTTCTACTATTGGAGAAGATGGGGGACCAGAAACTAGAGTGGTTTTATTAAAAGGATATTCAGAAAATGGATTCATTTTTTATACAAATTATTATAGTTTTAAAGGAAGAGCTATTCAAAATGTACCAAAAATATGCATTTCTTTTTACTGGAATAGAATGAAAAGACAAATTATTATTAAAGGAATTACATCAAAAATTAAAAGAAAAAAATCAGATGAATATTTTAACAAAAGACCTAGAGAAAATCAAATTGGAAGTTGGGCATCTAGACAAAGTATGATTATTTCGTCTAAAGAATATTTATTAGAACAGTATGAAAAATGGGATAATTTTTTTGATAAAAAAATTATAAAACGTCCTTTTGATTGGGGAGGATATATTGTAACCCCATATAAAATGGAATTTTGGCAGGGACAACCTAATAGACTTCATGATCGACTTATTTATATTTTAGAAGAAAAAAAAAAATGGATTTTATATAGATTATCTCCATGA
- the fmt gene encoding methionyl-tRNA formyltransferase — translation MKKFPKIVFIGSTHFSLYTLKKLYIKQYNIVGIITSPDNPLFKNKGEKAFSPVKIYALENNIPFLQPKNLVNHSFLENLKAWKADIQVVVSFRILPKKVWNLPKMGSINLHASLLPQYRGAAPINWAIINGENKTGVTTFFIEEKIDSGKILIQKEINIEKEETAGELEKKLKKISAPIVIRTLENIIKKKIKSIPQKNIDFSLLKYAPKIYTKDCKIQWDNPSIELIYNKIRGLSPSPTAWTFLFFNEKKFVRFNIFLVKKIREIHTYPIGVIVFSNEMKISVKEGFISIIEGQIEGKKRMYIKNLINGLKIKENLFVQ, via the coding sequence ATGAAAAAGTTTCCAAAAATTGTATTTATAGGTTCAACCCATTTTTCTCTTTATACTTTAAAAAAATTATATATCAAACAATATAACATAGTAGGAATCATCACAAGTCCTGATAACCCTTTATTCAAAAATAAAGGAGAAAAAGCTTTTTCTCCTGTAAAAATATACGCATTAGAAAATAATATCCCTTTTTTACAACCTAAAAATCTTGTAAATCATTCTTTTTTGGAAAATTTAAAAGCATGGAAAGCAGATATACAAGTTGTTGTTTCTTTTCGAATCTTACCTAAAAAAGTGTGGAATTTACCTAAAATGGGATCTATTAATTTACATGCATCTCTTCTTCCACAATATAGAGGAGCGGCTCCTATAAATTGGGCAATTATTAATGGAGAAAATAAAACAGGGGTGACAACTTTTTTTATAGAAGAAAAAATAGATTCTGGAAAAATACTTATACAAAAAGAAATTAATATAGAAAAAGAAGAAACTGCAGGAGAACTGGAAAAAAAATTAAAAAAAATTAGCGCTCCTATAGTAATTCGAACTTTAGAAAACATTATAAAAAAGAAAATTAAATCTATACCCCAAAAAAATATTGATTTTTCTTTATTGAAATATGCCCCAAAAATATATACAAAGGATTGTAAGATACAATGGGACAATCCATCTATAGAATTGATTTATAACAAAATAAGAGGATTAAGTCCTTCTCCTACTGCATGGACTTTTCTCTTTTTTAATGAAAAAAAATTTGTTAGATTTAATATTTTTCTAGTTAAGAAAATACGTGAAATACATACTTATCCAATAGGGGTAATTGTTTTTTCGAATGAAATGAAAATTTCTGTTAAAGAAGGTTTTATATCTATTATAGAAGGACAGATAGAGGGAAAAAAAAGAATGTATATTAAAAATTTAATTAATGGATTGAAAATAAAAGAAAATCTTTTCGTTCAATAA